A segment of the Deltaproteobacteria bacterium genome:
TTCAGCAACCTCCGAAAAAGTCGATACCCGACATCGCCCGGATTCACGCCGTCACCATGGGAAAGAAAGACCTTCTTCCCCGCCAATTCCAGGAGATGGGATCGGGGATAAACCTCACAACCGAGGTCATCCTTGAAGTAGGATCCCATGAAGAAATCATGATTTCCCTCCAGGTAGATCAAGCGTACTCCCTGCCGGGAAAGTGAACGGAGCGTATCGCAGATCGGACGATAGGCCGGATTGATATAACCGGGGAATCCGAACCAGAATTCAAAGAGGTCACCGAGAATGACCAGGCAGAAGAGTTCACTCCGGTTCCGTTCCAGAAAATCGATCAACCGTTCCTGGCGGGAAGAATCGCTTTCCGACAAATGGGCATCAGAAATAAAGAGCCAATCTTTCATGGGCAGGCTGCCTCCCAGGGGAACGATTCCGCGCCTCCGGCACGGTGCATCATCCAAATTGAAGACTGTTTCTACTATACCTGAGACAGGGATCGAAGACAAGAATTTGAAATCGCACATTCAGCAGGCGGTAAAGCAATCCGAATCAAGAATGAGAAAAAGTTTCATACACTCTGCGGCCTCCAGAATGCCGTTGACACATTTCACGGGATCTTTTATAGTGAATTAACCCCTTAGAATTGCTCTTCATCCTGTTGAAAGGTTTCCCGGATATGACGGATCAACGAAAACATCGGCGCATCCTCATCCTCTGTTGCGGGATTCTTCTGCTCATTCTTTCGGGTTGTGAAAACCGGGCGGACAAGATCACCCGGCACCGGGAGAAAGGGATCTCCTATCTTCAGAAGGGAGAAACAAAAGGTGCC
Coding sequences within it:
- a CDS encoding UDP-2,3-diacylglucosamine diphosphatase; protein product: MKDWLFISDAHLSESDSSRQERLIDFLERNRSELFCLVILGDLFEFWFGFPGYINPAYRPICDTLRSLSRQGVRLIYLEGNHDFFMGSYFKDDLGCEVYPRSHLLELAGKKVFLSHGDGVNPGDVGYRLFRRLLKNRCVYAFIRMLGPARAEKLKAFLSRHKWMHRPTFSGKEKGGAEEGFALKQFSRGADVVILGHSHLPCRKTFVLQDRTCYYFNVGDWVENDSFLRYRPEQGFSLEVFDGHGRPESPVSCTDSTCSCKG